The genomic interval AGTAAACGTTCTGCATTAATTTGTTCAAAAGCTTCACTCTTTTTATAAGTAAATGTTCCGTTTCCATTATTTTCGAATAATAGATTTCTTGGAATTTCTTCATTGACCATTTGTTCTGCATTAATTTGAAGAAAATCTAAATCACCATCATTATCTAAATCTATCCATCTTACAGAACGACCACGAGCTCCCATTTCTGATAACCCAGTTTCTTCTGTAGCATCCACAAATTTCCCATTATCATTACGTAACAAGCGTTGAGGTTGTGGTGTTGACCCGTTTCCGCCTCCTAAAGAAATTAGCAAATCTAAATCACCATCTTTATCATAATCACCTGCAGCCATTCCATGTAAATCTGCTTTTGGGAAAAGCCCTTTTTGTTCTTTAAAAGTATTGTTTTCTTGTGCCCAAAATAATTGAATAGGTGTGTTGTCATGATTACCTAAAAGTAAATCATATTTTCCATCATTGTTGATGTCTGCGATAGTTGGTCCGCCATATTTCCAGTTTTTTTCTGTATTTAAATGGACTTCTTTAGTTACGTCTATAAATTTTATAGGATTGTTTTTCTCTTTATCTTTATTACAACTGATAAGAGAAATTAATAGAAACCCAAGGGCTAATAATTGTTTCGATTTTGTTTTAAGTAAACGTTTCATTTTTTAATTACTTTTTTATTTTTTTACCAAACCTTCTTGTATATAAATTTGAATTTACTTCTTTTGCTTTTTTAATCATTGGTGGATAAGGAATATCTGTATTAGAGACAAAACCTACATTATAATTTTCACCATCGTGGGCTCTACCAGTAAGTGGAGAATCTAAATATTGAAACCAATGTACTCCTACAAAATATGGGTTGTCTATTGCAGAGTTTGCATAATCTGCCCACATATTAGCTCTATCTTTTTGATCTGCTGCATGAACTAAACCAGAATGAAATAACCCAGAATCTGGTGCTCCCATGTGAAATTCTCCAATAATGGTTGGCATATCTATTTCTTCTAAAAATTTCCAGTACTTAGTACCAATACCTTCTTTGTAATGATTGTAACTAAAAACATCAACATATTTAGCTGCAGATTCACGAACTTCTTTTGTGATTCCCCAAACAGCAAAACGACATCCCATGTACATATAGTTTGGCATTTTATCTTCTAAAATATCATGAACAGTTTTAAAATATTTGGTAGCAAAAGCTGTGAGCATTACAGAAAAATCTGCCACCATACCTTCAGGAAATTCATTTTGTTTTTTATAATCAACACCTTTTTCAAGTTCTTTCCAACTAGCTATATTTGTTTTCCAAGCTTTATTTAAGTTTCCAATAGTTTTGTGCTTAGTCTTTAAAATAGTCATAAACTGTTGCTTTAAATAGCTATCTTTTCCTTTAGATAAACCATCTAAAACCAATCCATAATGTGCTTTTGTAGAACTTTCATTCCCCCAACTTCTTTCGTTATCAACAAAAACACCCATACACCAAGGATTGTTTTCGACTTCTTTAGAAACAACATCAATTGATTTTATTACTCTTCTTTCAAATTCTGGATCGAAAGGATCTGGCATTGGTCCCCAATAATCCGAACCAGAATATACCTTTTGAAAATCTCCAATAATCCATCCGTTAGCAAAATAAGGTAAGTTATTTCTGTGATAAAATGCTGGGTCAATCCAGTTTCCAAAGGACGTGAATCCCCAATTACGCATTCTGTTTTCTGTAACTTCTAACCATTTATCAAAAAAAGAATTTTTGCTTGTTTCTCCATATCTACGTTCTAAGTTCGCTCTATAAAAACTATATGTTTGTCCATGTTCTATAGGCCCAAAATGAGATTCTCTTCTATAACTATAATGATTAGCTAGAGCATCATCAATTTTTGGTAATTCAAGAAACATGTCATTTCTAAGTTTATTAACTACATGAGCTGTTTTCATGGTTTCTGTAGGTATTTCTATAATACCTTTAGAGTCTTCAGGAGTTACATCTTCCGGGTCTCTATGATATAATTTTTCATCTGTATAATCGATACCTGTATACGTTGTAGTGTTTGCCATACGTACATTTGCTAAACCAATTGAAAAATATAAGTAACCTTCTGGATCTATTAAAGCCCATTTTCCATCAACTTTTTCTTTTCTAAAATAACCCGTTGCATCTAATTTAGGACCATCTTTCCATCCACCATATTGGCTTCTATCTGACATTAACGTATATTCTGCTAAAGATTTTAATTCTACATCAGCAATTTTCTTTAGTTCTTCATCAGAATGTACTTTTATAGGGAAATCTCTTTTTGCATTTTGCCCAAATTTATCTACAATTCCTTTTAAAAAATTTGGATCTCTTTCTGGGCTTTCTACAATTCTAATATTATCAACTAAAATAGTTTTGTCTTTTAAACCTTCTAATCTAAAAAAGTCTATTCCTGCTATTTCAGAAAAATCCATATTATATAGAAGTCCACTAATTTTCATATGAGTTGCTTCGGTTTCCCAAGCTTTAGGAGTATCTCTTAAACCACTATTTATGTCAGTTTTATTTGAGGTGAGTTCAAAGAAATATGATTTGAATTTACCGGTATCAATGTTTGTAATTCTTCTTACTCTTTCTCCATTTCCGTTTTCGGCATAAACTGTTAAAAAAGTAGTTTCGTCCCCTAAACTTTTAGCATCAAAAACTAAACTATATTTTTTGCTTTTATTTAATTTGAAATTATTTTTCGGTGTTAATTTTACTCCTGTAATTTTTTCATCTTTTTTAAAGGAAATTTCTAATGCATGATTTCTATTATTTTTAACAATTTTGTGACTTCCTTTTATGTCAATGAAATTGTTATTAATGTCTTCTTTTTCGAAATCTAAAAACAAGATATCTGATTTTGAACTCCAAACTTCATTTTGTGTAGTTTCTTTTTTACATGAAAAAAATACCACAGAAATAAATGTTAACATTAACAATTTTCTGACAGTTTTAAAAAGATTGTATTTTCCCTTCATATTTGCTTTGGTTTAATATAATTATAGAATTTAGTGTTGTACAGATACAACTTGACAGATAGTGTTAATCTTTTGTATTACAGTGTGTAATAGATTGTTATTCATGTTTAAAACTATTCTCTCTACAAGTAAAGAAATTTATATTAATAAAGGAAGTGTTTTAGGTGTTTGTACAGTTTAATTCTAGTGAAAAGATGAGTTTTTTAATTGATATAATACTTAGAATCGGCTAATTTTCATATTATTTATAAAAAAAAATAAATTTTAAAAACTTGGTGTTTAATAATGTTAGTTATTTTTTTTCGGATGATATCTTTGTAAGTATTCAAGACCCATTGAAGTACATTTTTATTGTTTTAGACCTCGTTCAGCACATTTTTCTGCATTTCGCAAAAAGCTTCATTTCGAAAAAAACGCTTATCTAAAAAAGTCTTGGACACAATTTATAATTCTCGCTTTCCATTTCGTTACCCATTCTGCTAACGCTGAATGGTGCACTTCATTCCTGAGCAAAAATTATAAATGCCTCCGCTATATAGGAATATTCTTTTATCCTTTGGTGCCACTTCCTATGTTTTTGTACTTCACACAGATATTTCGATTAAAACCCAAACCTTCCTGTTTCTTCCTTTTTTGACAGCAAAATACCAAGATTTTGAAGTTGAACAGACTGCATAAACCGTTTTGCTGCACTTCACTTTTTATAAGTCTTTCTCAATTCAAAATAATGAAAATGTATCAGCAACAAAAAAGGAAACAGCGAAGGCACTATGGGAAGTAAATCAAAATGAAATCTTATGAAATCATACAAAAACATCAAAAAGGAAGCGGCACCAAAAAAAAACAAAAAGGAAAACGCTCTAGATATAATAAGTAAATCACTTCAAAAAAAATAATAGCAAACTGTCTGAATAGTTCAGATAGGGTTTAATTAATCTTTAAATATATTATTATGAGCACACTAAAAAACAAAGTACAGTTAATCGGGAACGTAGGAAATGCACCCGAAGTTAAGACCCTAGAGGGTGGGAAAAAAGTTGTTAATTTTTCATTAGCAACGAATGAGTTTTATAAAAACTCAGATGGGGAAAAAGTGCAAAATACCCAATGGCATGCTATTGTAGCATGGGGTAGAATTGCAGAAATAGTAGCCGAGTATGTGGACAAAGGAAAAGAGGTTGCTATTGAAGGAAAACTAACGTCTCGTTCTTACGAAACCAAAGAAGGTGAAAAACGATATGTTACGGAAGTGGTAGCAGATGAAATTCTATTGCTTGGTATCAAAGGAGAACAAAATGCTATTGAATAATTAGCAGGTAAAGAGGATGTTCTACCGTATAGTAATGTCCTCTTTTTATTTTTAATATAAACTTAAATAGAAAAAAAATGAACACACAACATACAACACTAAAACACGATTTACAATTATTTTCGGGTTCTGAAAATATATATTCACTTCCAATTCTTGGAACAAGATATACAGAAGGAATATTATATTTAGTGAATAAAGCAAATTGCTTTTGGCTTCTTATAGATGCATCTGGAATTGCAAAAAGTTTACTTGATAAAAGTTATTTTATTACCATCGATTTTAAAAGACTTAATAAGGAAAATCAGGATGCTACAGGTAAGGAAGCAACTATAAATTATGGTGATGGAAATGATACTATTTTAGAATCTCATTCTTATAATTATACAGATTTTCCATTGGATGAATTGAGGTTGTTTTTTATAGACGGAACCTTAATGCTACCAAGCGAATATTAATCAATTTTAAAATTTAAAGTTATGATTTACCTAAATTTTACAGACTTGAGTGAAGAGGCTCAAAATCGACTTTTAGAAAATTCGAAAAAAGATGTGGAAGAAAAATTTGGCGATGATATTCGCAAATATGTAAGAAAAAATTATACTTGTTTTGAAGCTATGATAACGGAAGAAGCACAACGGAATTTGTATTCCTATACGTATGTATTCAATATATAATTTTTTGATTTGAATTATTTGACACCTCTAAGTTTTTGGAGGTGTTTTTCTGTTTATTGAATCTTGTTATATAAAAAAAACGTATCTTTAGATGTTTGAAAATCAGCATTCAATTTTAAGTATTGTTATCCATATTTTTACTTTCGCCGATAACGATACCCATCGAAAATAACATACTGGAAATTCATTTTCTAAAATGGCAATGGGCTTTTTAGCCAGATTGTACGAAAAATTTGTCGCGCTAAAGCGTGACAAAAAGGAGTAGCAAGAGGGTAACACGCTGTGCGATGTTATGGCGTTCTTTTTGTTTTCAAAACACTGAATGTCAGTAAATTACATAAAGTTTAATTTACTGATATACAACTATTTGCGACAAATGACCTGTGAACTCCTACTTTTAGGGAAGAATTTGCGACAAATCGGCGAATTATGAACTCATTTATCGGAATTAGATTTAAAAAAGAAACTGCAAAACGTTTTCAAAAATTTTCAAGAGCACACTTCAAATCACATACTGAAGCGATGGCAACTATTCTTGATTTTTTCTTCTATAATGAAATTTCTCCAAAAGAAAAATTTGGACCTACAGGCAGGACTATTGAGTCAACTATTAAGAAACGGATTAATGCGGTAATTGCCATTATGAAGGATGTCGAAAAGACACAAACGAAACCTACCGCTGCAATGATTGCATCGCTTTTTCAGGTGCAGGAGCCTACAAAAAAAGGCTTGATTCTAGAGAAAAACGGGATCGATAAAAATAAGGAAATCCGTTTTAAGGAAAAAGGAGATTCAATGAACAACCTATAAAATTTTGAGTTATGTATATCACTATTACACCTCAAAAAACTGGAGGTAATTATTCGCAAAGTTCAGCTGATTTTGTAAAGTATTTAGAGAAAGAAAATGAAGGTTTAGATCAAGAAAGTATGGAGCATTTTTTCAATCAATATGATGACGAAATTTCTGCAGAAGAAGTGGTGAGCAGCATTGATAAAAATACGGGGAAACTCAAAAAAAATGAACCTAAATTTTATTCGATTACCGTGAGTCCTTCCAAATATGAATTGAAGAAATTACAAAACAATCATCAAGATTTAATAAAATATACGAGAGCTATAATGAAAGATTATGTGGCTTCTTTCAATAGAGAAATCAATGGAAAACCGATTACAATTAATGATATAAAGTATTATGCAAAAATAGAACAGCAACGAAGATTTAAGGGAACTGATAAAGAGGTGAAAGAAAACCAGCCGTATGCCACAAAAATATTAAAACTAAAAAATGAAATCCGGAATATTGAATCGGGAAGGGTAGAAGGTAATGTCAATAATTTGAAAAAAGACATCAGAAAATTAGAAGAGCATGCACCACATCAACAAGATGGTAAACGAATTGTTCAAGGCATGAAAAAGGCAGGGGACCAGAGTCATATTCATATTATTGTGAGCAGAAAAGACGCTTCTAATTCGATTAGCCTTTCTCCAGGAAGTAAGTACAAAGCATCCGAAGTTAAGATGCACGGAAAGTTGGTGAAACGTGGTTTTGATAGAAATCATTTTTTTGAAAATGCAGAAAAATCTTTTGACAAAACATTCGGTTACCAAAGAAATTATGTAGAGTCGTATGCTGCTAGAAAAGACTTTCTCCAAAACCCGAAAATCTATTTTACGTCACTAATGAAATTACCGACCAATGAAAAATCATTGGCATTTAAAATAATAGGGAAAGCTGGTATTCCGATGCTACCAAAGATTCCGGTGACACAAGCACAATTGGCATTAAAAATATTTAACAAGTTACGTCGTGGTGCAGAAATAGCTTTAAAATCGAGTTCAATCGGCATTTAATTTAAAATTATGCAACTAGACAATCTCTTAACTTTATTGGTAATTATTGGTTTTTCCAGTATTTTTTTTTTTGGAATGTATCGAATAACTAAATTCTGAGATATGCGAAATTTTGGCGTGATTGAGGTAGTTGTTAAACTTACTTTTATCCCCTTAATCTTCTTAGGTGAAAGGGATTGAAAAGTAATTTTGTAGTCGTAAAATTTAATTAATTGAGTTGTATTCGTGAGCGCACTATATTATTTTTATCTACTAGAATTGTTTTCCAAATTTACAGTCTTACTCGGATAAAAATCCGAGTTACATTTTAAAAAGCAGTTATTAAATTAATATCAGTTAATCTTCCAAACCCATACATATTTTTATATATTTATAAAAAAAAGCTAATAGCACTCATTCTTATAAATAATACTACTTATGATTGATTTAATTCATCAAAATGTAGAGGCTAATAACGTAATCGTTTTTGTACACGGTTTCGTTGGCGGAAAGACTACATGGATAAATGAAAACGGAGAGAAACCTTTAATAGATTCTCTTTTATTAGAGGATGAGATTTATACAAATTTTGATATAGGAGTTTTTACTTATCATACACAACTATTAGAACTTTTTCCGAAAATTAAAAAATTAAAAAATATGATATGGGGAAAGAAAACTACTACAAATTCTCCTATTGATGATATTGCTAAAATTTTAAAAACTTCAATAACGTATAGATGTGAAAAATATGATAATATTATTTTGATAGGTCATAGCATGGGAGGACTTGTATCTAAAAGATTTATTCTTGATGATATAAATGAGTTTAGTGTATCGAGGGTTAAATTATATATATCGTTAGCAACACCACATTCAGGATCTAATTTGGCGAATTTGGGAGGTAAGATTGTAGATAATTTGCAAGTGAACGATATGAAACCATTAGGTAAGAATATAAATGAATTAAATGATGAATGGGTTAAATGCACAAACCTTCCTAAAAGGTTTTATGCCCAAGGAATGAGTGATAAAATTGTTCCTAAAGAAAGTTCCGTTGCCTTAGATAGAGATAAACAGAAAATTTTTTATTCTGACGATGATCATTTTAGTATTATTATCCCGGATAACGAGAATGATAATATACTATTAGCCTTAAAATCAGAGCTAATTAAGTTTTTTAAAAACGAACAAATAAGTTCAATAAAGAATAATGAAGTTTTTAAAGATAAGGGGCAATATGATGATGAAGTTTTTGTGTTAAAATTAATTATAGCTGATGTTCATGATACCCTTATAAGTGGAGCGAAACATGCTTTTTTTAGTGCAGAATTTACAGCAAGAAAGCTTGTGGCACTTGGAGTAGATGTAAGTGAGTTATCATTATTATATGAGAAAATTAAGCAACTATACATAATTGAATTTGGAGAATTAATTACTGGAAAACATAATAGTTCAAATGCTCTTGTTAATGCAATCCACAAACAAATACTTGAAAAAGATAGAAATTATTTAAATAGTAATTTTTCTGCACTAGAAGGGCTTCAAAAGTATGGCATGCTTCATCAATTATCAATAAAGGATGAAGATATATGGTGGGCTAAAGATAATGATATCAAAACCTTTAATGAGTTCAAAGACAATAAGTCTAAGTAAAATTATAAATCTTCATCTATGTTACCTTTTTATATTCCCGATTTTGAAGTAAATCTAAAAATAGGTAAAATGATTTCTTTATTGAATCAATTATCTTTTAATAGAAATGAGTCTCCAGTATTAACATTGGAGAAAATAGCCTTGTTTGAGTTTTTATCTAAACATCCATATTTATTGAATAGGATATTACATCAAAAAGACAAAGAAATGGTTGAATTTATACGGTCAGAAATTTATTCAATCGAAGCTCAATTTCCAAATAGGAAAAAACTTTATGATCTTAAGGAAATAAAAAAAATATTAAATATTCTCATAGTTTATGGTTTTGCTGATGTAAAATTAAAGAATGGAATAGATGTTTATTATCAAGTTACTGAAGAGGGTAAAGTATATGCAGATATGCTTAAATCAGCCTTTTTTGCAAGGATGAGTGTTATTTTTTTAAAAATGAAGCCCTTACAGTCTCAGACATTTTCGAATACAAATAGTTTAATTGAATACTATATAAAAGATGGCTCTAAAAATTAAAATACCTAAACTAATAGTTAATCAACTAACTCTTGTCGGGCATAGGAAAAATTATGACGTTTTTTTTAAAAAGGGTTTGAATATTGTTTACGGTGATTCAGATACAGGAAAGTCGAGTGTTTTGAGTTTAATAGATTATTTGTTGGGAGCAAGTAAAGTTCCTTTGTATGATGAAATAGAAATTGCTGGAAAGTACTGTTTACTTGAATTAGAATTGTCTGGAGAACTTTTTACTATTAAAAGAGATCTCTTTGAATCTAATAAAGATATAGAAGTATACAGATCTAATATTGAAAATTTAGAAGATAGTTTCCCTAAATTTTATTCACCTAATTACAAAAGGGAAGGAATTGATGGTTATTTTTCTGAATTCTTATTAGCGAATATGAATATTCCAATAACTAAAATAAAACAATCTCCATCAAAAGAAGATTCAAAGATGAGTTCCTTGAGTTTTAGGGATATTAATAAGTTTATTTATTTGGATCAGGATCAGGTAGGAACTAAAAGAATCTTTGGCGATAATTATTTTAGAATATCAAAATTGAAAGAGGGTTTTAAACACATGCATAATGTGTTAGATTCACAAATTTCAGAATTAGATAATGCAATATCTGAAAAAGTTAATGAAAGAAAAGAATTGAATAAAAAAAACTTATCTGTATCATCCTTTTTAAATGAAACTAAAGTTTATTCTCTTGATCAATTAAATAGGAAAAAGGAAGAGAAGGAAGATGAGGTTTTTAGTATTAATCAAAAGATAAAAAGTATTGATGAAGACATTATCTCTAATAGTCAAGGGATGAATAGCTTAAGAGAGGATGTTAATTCTTATGAAAATAAATTAAAGTATTTGTACGAGGAGAAATCGACAAAACAAGAAGAATTAAAACAAAATGTATCATTAAGAAATGAATATAATAATGATATAAAAAAAATGATTGCAACTGTTGAGGTTCTTGAAAAGTTGCCAAATTTGATTGATAGAAAAACAGAATGTCCAGTTTGCGAACAGGAAATGAATTTAAGTTCTTTGAAGAAAGGGCTTGTTGAAACTGACCCTAAGATTATAAAATCAGAATTAAATGGAATTAAAAGAAGGAAAAAAGATTTAGATAAGATTTATTCTCAACTAATAGATAAAATTGATTCAAATAAGGTATTGATTGATAATCATAAAATTGAACTTGATGAATTACGACTCCAATTTGATAGACAAACAAAAGATATAGTTACACCATATATAAGCCAAAGAGATAGTCTTACAAATAGAGCTGGGGAGATTCGAAGTGATATTAAAAATTTAAAATACTTTTATAAAATTAGAAACCAACAATCAACAATTGAATCTGAAATTGTGACTCTTGATAAAATTATCACAAACTTTTCTGAGGATTTAAAATTTTTAAAAGATTCAGCTCCTACATTAGATAGGGTCTTTATAAAGTTGAGAGATAGTTTAATAGGTTTTTTGAATTTCATTGGAATGAAAAATGTTCATGGAGTCACAATTTCTGATAAATCATATCTCCCTATGATTAGAAATAAAAATTATGAAGAAATTACTTCCGGAGGTGTAAGAACATTAACATCAATAGGTTATTTTATCAGCTTACTTGAATATGCGATTCATAACTCTGTTAATTACCCTTCTTTTTTAATGATTGATACTATAGCTAAATACATTGGTAAAACTAAATCTGAATATGACTTAGGAACAAATTTAAATGATGATTTAATTGAAGGTATGAATGATTCCACTAAATATGAAAACATTTATAGATACTTACTTAATTTGAATAATCAGAATCCTGAAAACTTCCAAATGATAATTGTTGATAATGATATTCCTACTAATTTAGAAAGTAAATTGAAGCCTTTTATAGTAAAACATTTTAGTACAAATCCAATTGATGAGGACACCGAAATTGGTTTTATTAATGATGCTAATAATTTTACAGGTTTTGATTCTCAAGAAGAGTTGGAATTATAATGAGTTTTTTAATAAACCTTTTTAAATAATAATATGGATAAAGAAAAAATAGAGGTAATATTTACAGATTATTTAAAAAAACAAAACACTCAATATGCTCTTTTATTGAATGGTAAATGGGGTAGTGGAAAGACTTTTTTTTGGAAGAATATATTAAAAGGTATAGCTGGGAAAGAAAAATTTGAAAGTGTTTACATTTCCTTAAATGGTATTAACAGTATTTCCGAATTAGAAGGAGTTTTGTTTACTCAAGTTTTACCTCTAATAAAAAAAATAGAAAATCCGTATTTAATTAATTCGATGCTTCTTTTAAGAAACGCAACAAATGTAGTAGGAAACATATTTGGAGGGGGTACAAAACTTAAGGATTTGTTTTTAGGAGTAAAGACTAATTTCAATTTATCAAAAACGGTTTTTTGTTTTGATGATTTAGAGAGGTGTAGTGTGTCTATAGATGAAGTGTTAGGCTTTATTAATAATTACACTGAGCATAAAAATGTTAAAGTAATTATTTGTGGAGATGAATCTGAAATAATAGAAAAGGATAAATACAATAGAATTAAAGAAAAAACGATAGGCAACGTTTTAGCTTATTTACCTAATTTGGACTCTATATATCAGACAATAATATATAGGTATTCTGAAGATAAACTTTTTGAAAAGTTTTTAAGGGATTATAAAAGTGAAATATTGAGTGAATTTAAAAAACACGGGATATTAAACTTGAGAACTCTAAATTTTTGTATAGATGTTATTAAATATATTCATCCTGTCATTAAATCGATAGGCAAGGAGTCTGTACTTAAAATTATTTTTTTTATTAGTATTATATGTATTGAATATAAAAATGGAAAATTAACCTCATCAGACTATAAGGACGCTAAAGGCTTAGAGGAATTAAATTATTACGACTTAGGTGATTTAGAATTGAATATTGATAACCTACTTAACTTTAAAGCAGATGATAATGAGAAGGACAAAAAAGTTGAGTATAATGAATACTTCAAGAAGAAATATATTAATAACGATAATATAAAACTGTATAAGTTTTATAAGCCAGTTTTCACTTTTATTTTAACAGGCTTTTTAAACAAAAATAAATTAATAGAAATTTTAAAAGCTGACAAAATTCATCTTGAATTAGAAGAGACAAAACAGTTTAACAAATTAATGGGTTATAATTTCAGAGATCTAAGTAATGAGGAGTTTAATACATTAACATCTGTTGTTATTAAATATGCTGAAGAAGGAAAGTATAGTCTTTATGATATGGTCACTATTAATAATAATTATCTATTTTATATAAACAATGATTTATTAAATCTTACAGAAC from Polaribacter sejongensis carries:
- a CDS encoding P-loop NTPase fold protein, with the translated sequence MDKEKIEVIFTDYLKKQNTQYALLLNGKWGSGKTFFWKNILKGIAGKEKFESVYISLNGINSISELEGVLFTQVLPLIKKIENPYLINSMLLLRNATNVVGNIFGGGTKLKDLFLGVKTNFNLSKTVFCFDDLERCSVSIDEVLGFINNYTEHKNVKVIICGDESEIIEKDKYNRIKEKTIGNVLAYLPNLDSIYQTIIYRYSEDKLFEKFLRDYKSEILSEFKKHGILNLRTLNFCIDVIKYIHPVIKSIGKESVLKIIFFISIICIEYKNGKLTSSDYKDAKGLEELNYYDLGDLELNIDNLLNFKADDNEKDKKVEYNEYFKKKYINNDNIKLYKFYKPVFTFILTGFLNKNKLIEILKADKIHLELEETKQFNKLMGYNFRDLSNEEFNTLTSVVIKYAEEGKYSLYDMVTINNNYLFYINNDLLNLTEQKLNLYLESGLEKLKDNGEIDVSKMDGLKHFYNQRTPEEQAFVLKVEEIHNQIYNLDVQKKALELFEILNKNNKELKEFFTKYNYSNELFKFLDVDLVFEIITEEMSNEMLKNLIIQLKIRYENFYFENYIEDLPFFEDLDVLLYCYIEGNIILQPKKFLIKDLSSVVESILDKLSEDL